From Synoicihabitans lomoniglobus, the proteins below share one genomic window:
- the hpf gene encoding ribosome hibernation-promoting factor, HPF/YfiA family — protein MTQEIPPEVIEEKLILSGIHLDLTDAIKAHVREKVAKLLRHEPRIVRVRLEIEYHQTKSHHGQFTAKGHIEISGPDLNASDNGDDAYVAIDKVVSELDRQIRKRSTDRLSKRNHPHAVDLGADLPKAG, from the coding sequence ATGACCCAAGAAATCCCCCCAGAAGTTATCGAAGAGAAACTGATTCTCAGCGGTATCCACCTCGATCTCACCGACGCCATCAAGGCCCACGTTCGCGAAAAAGTCGCCAAACTGCTCCGTCACGAGCCCCGTATCGTCCGGGTCCGTCTCGAGATCGAATACCACCAAACCAAGTCCCATCACGGTCAATTCACGGCCAAGGGACACATCGAGATTTCCGGTCCCGACCTGAACGCCTCCGACAACGGCGACGACGCCTACGTGGCGATCGACAAGGTCGTCAGCGAACTCGATCGCCAGATCCGCAAGCGCTCCACCGATCGCCTCAGCAAGCGCAACCACCCGCACGCGGTCGACCTCGGCGCCGACCTGCCCAAAGCGGGTTAG
- a CDS encoding HAD family hydrolase encodes MIKTIGFDADDTLWHNETLFVATHEKLCELLGRYHDRVQVDDALNATERRNLARYGYGIKSFTLSAIETAIDLSGGQASATEIREIISLAHDMLDHPVEILDGVPETVAQIAASQRFNLIVITKGDLRDQSRKFSLSQLDPHFTDLEVVTEKDPATYERLLRRHGIARDEFLMVGNSIKSDILPVLDIGAHAAHVPYPHTWVLDRADRDPEGERFHALDAITDLPALLDRLTR; translated from the coding sequence ATGATCAAGACCATTGGGTTCGATGCCGACGACACACTGTGGCACAATGAGACGCTCTTTGTCGCGACGCATGAGAAACTCTGCGAATTGCTGGGCCGCTATCATGACCGCGTTCAGGTCGACGACGCCCTCAACGCCACGGAACGGCGCAATCTCGCGCGCTACGGCTACGGCATCAAGAGCTTCACCCTCTCCGCCATCGAAACCGCGATCGATTTGAGCGGCGGGCAGGCCTCGGCCACCGAGATTCGCGAAATCATTAGTTTGGCGCATGACATGCTGGACCATCCGGTCGAAATCCTCGACGGCGTGCCCGAAACGGTGGCGCAGATCGCCGCATCGCAACGCTTCAATCTCATTGTCATCACCAAGGGCGACCTCCGTGACCAATCCCGCAAATTCAGCCTGTCCCAACTCGACCCGCACTTCACCGACCTTGAAGTCGTCACCGAAAAAGACCCCGCCACCTACGAGCGTCTCCTGCGCCGTCATGGCATCGCTCGCGACGAATTCCTGATGGTGGGCAACTCCATCAAGAGCGATATTCTACCCGTGCTCGATATCGGCGCTCACGCCGCTCATGTGCCGTATCCGCATACGTGGGTCCTCGACCGGGCGGACCGCGATCCCGAGGGCGAACGGTTCCACGCTTTGGACGCCATTACCGATCTGCCCGCGTTACTCGATCGACTGACCCGCTGA
- the glgA gene encoding glycogen synthase GlgA, translating to MPALKILFVSPEVEPFVKVGGLADMVGSLPKDLAKLGHDVRVVCPAYASMKLDGNIVARDEPLGVDVGAGAHWGRTWTTHLPGSQVPLYALEHDQFFGRPEVYAGPWGDHPDNDLRFIFLCRGALTLCQQLDWIPDVIHCHDWTTGFIPLLLNTTLRDTPIGRAATVFTIHNLEHQGYCDRRALDFAHVPVAEFRADSTESHGKVNMMKAGLYHSTKITTVSPTYAEEIKTAAGGFGLDHVLRFRAADLLGIVNGIDESTWNPATDKALPFNYTSANFGGKSTCKAALQKQLGLEIDPHIALFGVVSRFATQKGLDLLAEALPYVLDRMHVQFAVLGSGDGALETTFRELAEKFSGRLGLHVGFNGKLARLIQAGSDFFVMPSRAEPCGLTQLYAMRYGTPPIVRATGGLVDTVEQFVEDTGEGTGFKFQDATAPALYNTIGWANATYYDRPDEYRQLRRNGMARDFSWRTSAASYVNAYEWAIAARRPD from the coding sequence GTGCCTGCGTTAAAAATACTCTTCGTTTCTCCGGAAGTTGAGCCCTTCGTCAAAGTTGGCGGGCTCGCCGACATGGTGGGTTCGCTGCCCAAGGATCTCGCCAAACTCGGCCACGATGTGCGCGTCGTATGCCCGGCCTACGCGAGCATGAAGCTCGACGGCAATATCGTGGCCCGCGACGAACCCCTCGGCGTCGATGTCGGCGCGGGCGCGCATTGGGGCCGCACCTGGACGACCCACCTGCCGGGCTCGCAGGTGCCGCTATACGCCTTGGAGCACGACCAGTTCTTCGGCCGGCCGGAAGTCTATGCCGGGCCGTGGGGCGACCATCCCGACAACGATCTGCGCTTCATTTTCCTTTGTCGGGGAGCGCTGACGCTGTGCCAGCAACTGGACTGGATCCCCGACGTTATCCACTGCCACGACTGGACCACCGGCTTCATTCCCCTATTGCTCAATACGACGTTGCGCGACACTCCCATCGGCCGGGCCGCGACAGTGTTCACCATCCATAACCTGGAGCACCAAGGTTACTGCGACCGGCGGGCCCTCGACTTCGCCCACGTGCCGGTGGCCGAGTTTCGCGCCGACAGCACCGAGTCGCACGGCAAGGTCAATATGATGAAAGCGGGGCTCTACCACAGCACCAAGATCACCACCGTCAGCCCGACCTACGCTGAAGAAATCAAGACTGCGGCGGGAGGTTTCGGCCTGGATCACGTGCTGCGTTTTCGGGCCGCCGACCTGTTGGGCATCGTCAACGGCATTGACGAATCGACGTGGAATCCCGCCACCGACAAGGCGCTGCCATTTAACTACACCTCGGCAAACTTCGGCGGTAAATCCACCTGCAAAGCCGCGTTGCAAAAACAACTCGGGTTGGAGATCGACCCGCATATCGCGTTGTTCGGGGTCGTGTCGCGCTTTGCCACGCAGAAGGGGCTCGACCTCTTGGCGGAAGCATTGCCCTACGTGCTCGACCGCATGCACGTGCAGTTTGCCGTGCTCGGCAGCGGCGACGGCGCTCTCGAAACGACATTCCGCGAGCTGGCGGAAAAATTCTCCGGACGGCTCGGCCTGCACGTCGGTTTCAACGGCAAGCTCGCGCGCTTGATTCAAGCCGGCAGCGATTTTTTCGTCATGCCCAGTCGCGCCGAACCTTGCGGTCTCACTCAACTCTACGCCATGCGCTACGGCACTCCGCCCATCGTGCGGGCCACGGGCGGGTTGGTCGACACCGTGGAACAATTCGTCGAGGACACCGGCGAAGGCACCGGATTCAAGTTTCAGGACGCCACCGCGCCGGCGCTCTACAACACTATCGGCTGGGCCAACGCCACCTACTACGACCGCCCCGACGAATACCGCCAGTTACGACGCAATGGCATGGCCCGCGATTTCAGCTGGCGGACTTCCGCCGCCAGCTATGTCAACGCCTACGAATGGGCGATCGCCGCCCGTCGTCCAGACTAG
- a CDS encoding TerC family protein, whose product MEWIADPQIWISLFTLTALEVVLGIDNIIFISILAGKLPAEQQDRARKTGLMLALVTRILLLMSISWLMKLTTPLFVMPVLGNGVSGKDLILLIGGLFLVGKSVMEIHEKLEGADGHATANLGTATFGAVVGQILVLDIVFSLDSVITAVGMADVLGVMVAAVIIAIGIMLWSAKSISDFVNRHPTLKMLALSFLILIGVMLIGESMGHHIPKGYIYFAMAFSFGVEMLNLRMRARKNAKTPVELNQPYR is encoded by the coding sequence ATGGAGTGGATCGCTGACCCGCAGATTTGGATTTCCCTGTTCACCCTCACGGCGTTGGAGGTGGTGCTCGGGATCGATAACATTATCTTCATTTCGATCCTCGCGGGCAAGTTGCCGGCGGAGCAGCAGGACCGGGCACGCAAGACCGGCCTGATGCTGGCGTTGGTGACGCGGATCCTCCTGCTCATGAGCATTTCCTGGCTCATGAAGCTCACGACCCCCTTGTTTGTGATGCCGGTGTTGGGCAACGGGGTATCGGGGAAGGATTTGATCCTGCTCATCGGGGGGCTTTTTTTGGTCGGGAAGAGTGTGATGGAGATACACGAGAAGCTCGAAGGTGCCGATGGTCACGCCACCGCCAATCTGGGCACGGCCACGTTTGGGGCGGTGGTGGGGCAGATCCTGGTGTTGGATATCGTGTTCTCGTTGGACTCGGTCATCACCGCGGTCGGTATGGCGGACGTGCTGGGCGTGATGGTCGCGGCGGTCATCATCGCGATCGGAATCATGCTGTGGTCGGCCAAGTCGATCAGCGACTTTGTCAATCGGCACCCGACGCTTAAAATGTTGGCATTGAGCTTTTTGATTCTCATCGGGGTGATGTTGATCGGCGAAAGCATGGGGCATCACATCCCCAAAGGTTACATCTATTTCGCCATGGCGTTCTCGTTTGGCGTGGAGATGTTGAACTTGCGGATGCGGGCGCGAAAGAACGCCAAAACTCCGGTGGAGCTCAACCAGCCTTACCGTTGA
- a CDS encoding AEC family transporter: MPTYFELLGLILPVFAMIAIGSGARFAGWLTPAADVSLMKLVVNVLYPALIFRAVLGNPALSDPRNVYWPPLIGFVTMAFGILAALWIGRRLGFEKGQGLRTFAFAAGIYNYGYIPIPLMEELFGPDSIGVLLVHNVGCEAAVWTVGVLVVSGVSLRDGWRRLISGPVIALLLATVGNVVGLDEVMPTVADRVISTAGACAIPMGLIAIGATLAEYLTKPSQLFSRRITPMACALRLGLFPAVFLVVAKVLPISPEMKRVMIVEAAMPAGIIPILIAKHYGGQPLTAVQVVLGTTAVGLVAIPLWLRLGLSWVM; this comes from the coding sequence GTGCCTACTTACTTTGAGCTGTTGGGGTTGATCCTGCCGGTGTTCGCGATGATCGCGATTGGTTCGGGGGCGCGCTTTGCGGGCTGGCTGACGCCGGCGGCCGACGTGAGCCTCATGAAGCTCGTGGTCAATGTGCTCTACCCGGCGCTGATTTTTCGGGCCGTGCTGGGCAACCCGGCGTTGAGCGATCCACGCAATGTGTATTGGCCGCCGTTGATTGGCTTTGTCACCATGGCGTTTGGCATTCTCGCCGCGCTCTGGATCGGGCGGAGGCTCGGCTTCGAGAAAGGGCAGGGGCTGCGGACGTTTGCGTTCGCGGCGGGTATTTATAATTACGGCTACATTCCGATTCCGTTGATGGAGGAGCTGTTCGGACCCGACAGTATCGGTGTGCTGCTCGTGCACAACGTGGGGTGCGAGGCGGCCGTGTGGACGGTCGGGGTGCTGGTCGTATCCGGGGTTTCCTTACGCGACGGGTGGCGACGGTTGATCAGTGGACCGGTGATCGCCTTGTTGCTGGCGACAGTGGGCAATGTGGTCGGGTTGGACGAAGTGATGCCGACCGTGGCCGACCGGGTGATCAGCACGGCGGGCGCCTGTGCGATTCCGATGGGGTTGATTGCGATCGGCGCGACGTTGGCGGAATACCTCACCAAGCCGTCGCAGCTGTTTTCGCGACGGATCACTCCCATGGCGTGCGCGTTGCGTCTGGGATTGTTCCCGGCGGTGTTTTTGGTGGTGGCCAAAGTGCTGCCGATCAGCCCGGAGATGAAACGGGTCATGATTGTCGAGGCGGCCATGCCGGCGGGCATCATCCCGATCCTCATCGCCAAGCACTATGGGGGCCAGCCGCTCACCGCCGTGCAGGTGGTGCTGGGCACCACGGCGGTGGGGCTCGTGGCGATTCCCCTGTGGTTACGACTGGGGCTTTCCTGGGTGATGTAG
- a CDS encoding NAD(P)/FAD-dependent oxidoreductase: MSSLRIAVVGGGAAGFFAAIRAAEVNPNARVMILEATAYVLAKVRISGGGRCNVTHACFDPRELVKRYPRGARELIGPLHRFGPTQTVAWFAERGVELKTEGDGRMFPITDDSGTIIDCLRQTAADKAIGVRLRTPVREVVHLEDGDGFQLTLGDGSIERFDRLIVATGGNRGSGGHAIATAFGHTIEPPVPSLFTFQIEDPLLRGLEGLAVPDAEAKVPGTKLKQVGPVLITHWGLSGPAILRLSAWGAREFAACDYRFTVRIAWSGESNEEKVRAQLAAGRQSLGRKQVSNANPIGLPGRLWERLLQTAQVDPTTTWVTLSKVGLNALVRAVAATEFAVTGKSMNKEEFVTCGGVRLREVDFKTLESRKQAGLYFAGEVLDIDGITGGFNFQSAWTTGHIAGSAAAGEV; this comes from the coding sequence ATGAGTTCCTTGCGTATTGCGGTCGTGGGTGGTGGCGCGGCGGGTTTCTTTGCCGCCATTCGGGCGGCGGAGGTCAACCCGAACGCGCGCGTGATGATTTTGGAGGCCACGGCCTACGTGTTGGCCAAGGTGCGTATTTCGGGAGGAGGGCGTTGCAACGTCACCCACGCCTGTTTCGACCCGCGGGAACTGGTCAAACGCTACCCTCGGGGCGCGCGCGAGTTGATCGGTCCGCTGCATCGATTCGGGCCGACTCAAACCGTCGCGTGGTTCGCGGAGCGAGGCGTCGAACTCAAAACCGAAGGCGATGGCCGCATGTTCCCCATCACCGACGATTCCGGCACGATCATCGATTGCTTGCGGCAGACGGCGGCCGACAAAGCCATCGGGGTGCGGCTGCGCACGCCGGTGCGTGAGGTGGTCCATTTGGAGGACGGCGATGGATTTCAACTGACCCTCGGCGACGGCAGTATCGAGCGCTTCGATCGGTTGATCGTAGCCACCGGCGGGAATCGCGGTTCGGGCGGGCATGCCATCGCGACCGCGTTTGGTCACACCATCGAGCCGCCGGTGCCTTCGTTGTTTACCTTTCAAATTGAGGATCCGTTGCTGCGTGGTCTGGAGGGGTTGGCGGTGCCCGATGCCGAGGCGAAGGTGCCGGGCACGAAACTCAAACAAGTGGGGCCGGTGCTTATCACACACTGGGGGCTCAGTGGTCCCGCCATCTTGAGATTGTCGGCGTGGGGGGCGCGGGAATTCGCCGCGTGCGACTATCGGTTCACGGTGCGCATCGCATGGAGCGGCGAATCCAACGAAGAGAAAGTGCGGGCGCAGCTCGCGGCGGGGCGGCAGTCGCTGGGGCGCAAACAGGTGTCCAACGCCAACCCGATCGGGTTGCCGGGACGGCTTTGGGAACGTCTGCTGCAAACGGCGCAAGTCGACCCCACCACGACCTGGGTGACGCTCTCCAAGGTGGGCCTGAACGCCCTCGTGCGGGCGGTGGCGGCCACCGAGTTTGCCGTTACGGGCAAGAGCATGAACAAGGAGGAATTTGTCACCTGCGGCGGCGTGCGACTGCGCGAAGTCGATTTCAAAACCTTGGAAAGCCGGAAGCAGGCCGGACTCTATTTCGCCGGGGAGGTGCTCGATATCGATGGGATCACCGGCGGGTTTAATTTCCAGTCGGCGTGGACCACGGGCCACATCGCCGGATCGGCCGCCGCCGGGGAAGTGTAA
- a CDS encoding metallopeptidase family protein, translating to MTLNDLRKIAAAEISATIAELSPPLRPHAERIPVLCHDHPSPEILGAEFEPDILGLFVGPAHGDSIGDEVGPPTQILLFLSNLWDYAEHDRETFLDEVHITYLHELGHYFGWDEDDLAERDLD from the coding sequence GTGACTCTCAACGACCTACGCAAAATTGCCGCCGCGGAAATCTCCGCCACCATCGCAGAACTTTCGCCCCCCCTGCGCCCTCACGCCGAGCGTATCCCCGTGTTGTGCCATGACCACCCTTCCCCCGAGATTCTGGGGGCGGAATTTGAGCCCGACATTCTCGGTTTGTTTGTGGGTCCCGCGCACGGCGATTCGATCGGCGACGAGGTGGGGCCTCCGACCCAGATTCTCCTGTTTCTGTCCAACCTCTGGGACTATGCGGAACATGACCGCGAAACCTTTCTCGATGAGGTGCACATCACTTACCTCCACGAACTGGGACACTACTTCGGCTGGGACGAAGACGATCTCGCCGAACGCGATTTGGATTGA
- a CDS encoding lipid-binding SYLF domain-containing protein: MKRFLSLALIAFCLTGTTQAARSLSHEDYVTRIESCEAILREFQADPNYAIPREVLQNAKAIVITNQFKAGFLFGVKDGYGLYIARRADGTWSLPAFVSAGEASFGLQLGGAAVETIFVLTNEDTARLLYKGRFNVGVDAAAVAGPKVAEVQRINKEILATPVLVYAKKKGLFAGATLKAGWLSANNNANRDFYNTRYSLPEIVQGDWVQPQPEIGPLMQFLSQIAP, encoded by the coding sequence ATGAAGCGTTTTCTCTCCCTCGCCTTGATCGCCTTTTGCCTGACTGGAACCACTCAGGCCGCCCGTAGTCTTTCGCATGAAGACTACGTGACCCGCATCGAATCGTGCGAAGCGATTCTGCGCGAGTTTCAGGCCGATCCCAACTACGCCATCCCCCGGGAAGTGCTGCAGAACGCGAAGGCGATTGTCATCACCAACCAATTCAAAGCCGGCTTTTTGTTCGGGGTGAAAGATGGCTACGGCCTCTACATCGCCCGCCGGGCCGACGGCACCTGGAGCCTGCCGGCCTTTGTCAGCGCCGGCGAAGCGAGCTTCGGTTTGCAGCTGGGGGGCGCCGCCGTGGAAACCATTTTTGTGCTCACCAACGAAGACACCGCCCGACTCCTGTATAAGGGACGGTTCAACGTGGGCGTCGACGCCGCGGCCGTAGCCGGTCCCAAGGTCGCCGAAGTGCAACGCATCAACAAAGAGATCCTCGCCACCCCGGTGTTGGTTTACGCCAAAAAGAAGGGGCTGTTCGCCGGTGCCACCCTCAAGGCCGGCTGGCTCTCGGCCAACAACAACGCCAACCGCGACTTCTACAACACCCGCTACTCGCTGCCCGAAATCGTGCAAGGCGACTGGGTGCAGCCTCAACCTGAGATCGGGCCGTTGATGCAGTTTCTCTCGCAGATCGCTCCGTAA
- a CDS encoding CinA family protein, producing the protein MTPADLTALKALLTAPPSRTLAVAESLTCGQLQAAIGSVSGASAFFLGGITAYTLEQKVKHLGVDRTTAEACNCVSEATAREMARGALAMFGADLAVATTGYAEADPTGGITEPFAWWALAGRAGMGVSTEALSGRIACPGLSRVAVQAAVTAGVLQALVTHLRSPRG; encoded by the coding sequence GTGACTCCGGCTGATCTCACGGCACTGAAGGCGCTCCTCACGGCTCCCCCGAGCCGCACGCTGGCCGTGGCGGAGAGTCTGACCTGTGGCCAGCTCCAGGCGGCGATCGGGTCCGTTTCGGGGGCGAGTGCATTTTTTCTCGGTGGAATCACGGCTTATACGCTCGAACAAAAAGTGAAGCATCTCGGGGTCGATCGGACGACGGCGGAGGCTTGTAATTGCGTCAGCGAAGCCACCGCACGGGAAATGGCGCGGGGAGCCCTGGCCATGTTCGGGGCGGATCTGGCCGTGGCGACCACCGGTTATGCCGAGGCCGATCCGACGGGAGGCATCACCGAACCGTTTGCCTGGTGGGCATTGGCCGGGCGCGCCGGGATGGGGGTGTCCACCGAGGCGCTCAGTGGTCGCATTGCCTGCCCGGGTCTGTCGCGGGTGGCGGTGCAAGCAGCGGTCACAGCCGGGGTGTTGCAAGCGTTGGTCACCCATTTGCGATCCCCGCGCGGATAA
- a CDS encoding SET domain-containing protein, whose translation MSKAKKQTAADVATPVPTTSRWARPAASTVHGTGLYASEPIPKGTRVIEYVGDKITKAESDRREAARLARQEQGDDGCVYLFELNKRYDLDGDVEWNTARLINHSCEPNCETENANGHIWISALRDIAADEELSYDYGFDWENWRDHPCRCGSPKCFGYIVKRSQRKKVTKVIKAEAEAAKKARRKAKEKAKRKQAADAKPKGRKKKQDKKSDRPKREKKAGKKK comes from the coding sequence ATGAGCAAAGCAAAAAAGCAGACCGCCGCGGATGTCGCGACGCCCGTTCCCACCACCTCGCGCTGGGCGCGCCCCGCGGCGTCGACCGTGCACGGCACCGGCCTTTATGCGTCGGAGCCGATCCCCAAGGGCACGCGGGTCATCGAGTATGTGGGGGACAAGATCACCAAGGCGGAGTCGGACCGACGCGAAGCAGCGCGACTGGCGCGACAGGAACAGGGGGACGATGGCTGCGTTTATCTTTTCGAACTTAACAAGCGCTACGATCTCGACGGCGACGTGGAGTGGAATACCGCCCGTTTGATCAATCATTCCTGCGAGCCCAATTGTGAGACGGAGAATGCCAACGGTCACATCTGGATCAGCGCCTTGCGCGACATCGCGGCGGATGAGGAATTGAGCTACGACTACGGTTTCGACTGGGAGAACTGGCGCGACCATCCCTGCCGTTGCGGCTCGCCCAAATGCTTCGGTTACATCGTCAAACGAAGCCAGCGCAAGAAGGTTACCAAAGTGATCAAAGCCGAAGCCGAGGCGGCCAAGAAGGCCCGGCGCAAGGCCAAGGAAAAAGCGAAGCGAAAACAGGCCGCCGACGCGAAGCCGAAAGGTCGCAAGAAGAAGCAGGATAAAAAGTCGGATCGCCCCAAGCGGGAAAAGAAAGCGGGCAAGAAGAAGTGA
- a CDS encoding exodeoxyribonuclease III — MKLVSWNVNGLRAVLKKDFLDYFTATSPDVLCLQETKCHPGDVAQVEWPAGYTAYFSAAVKKGYSGTVVFTKRPPLSVREGIEIEEHSLEGRALTVEFEDFYLVNVYVPNAQHELRRLDYRQRWDVDFCTYLQTLEKSKPVVFCGDLNVAHKEIDLARPKANVGNPGFTIEERAGFDRFITAGFVDTFREFEPGPGHYSWWTYRAGARGRNIGWRIDYFMTSAALRPRLKNAWISPEVMGSDHCPVGLELS; from the coding sequence ATGAAATTGGTTTCTTGGAACGTAAACGGACTACGGGCGGTGCTGAAAAAGGACTTTCTCGACTATTTCACCGCGACGTCGCCCGACGTGCTTTGTCTGCAGGAAACCAAGTGTCACCCCGGTGATGTTGCTCAAGTCGAGTGGCCGGCCGGATACACGGCCTATTTCAGCGCGGCGGTGAAGAAAGGCTACAGCGGCACGGTGGTCTTCACGAAGCGACCGCCGCTGAGCGTGCGCGAAGGCATTGAAATCGAAGAGCATAGTTTGGAGGGGCGCGCTCTCACGGTCGAGTTTGAGGATTTCTATCTCGTGAATGTTTACGTGCCGAACGCCCAGCACGAGTTGCGTCGACTCGACTACCGGCAGCGTTGGGATGTCGATTTTTGCACTTATCTGCAGACGTTGGAAAAGTCGAAGCCGGTCGTGTTTTGCGGTGATCTCAATGTGGCGCACAAGGAAATCGATCTCGCGCGGCCCAAAGCCAATGTGGGAAACCCGGGATTCACGATCGAGGAGCGGGCGGGATTTGACCGGTTTATCACGGCAGGGTTTGTCGACACGTTTCGCGAGTTTGAGCCCGGCCCGGGACATTACAGTTGGTGGACCTATCGGGCGGGGGCGCGCGGGCGCAACATCGGGTGGCGTATCGACTATTTCATGACTTCGGCCGCTCTGCGTCCCCGGTTGAAAAACGCCTGGATCAGCCCGGAGGTCATGGGCAGCGATCACTGTCCCGTCGGTTTGGAACTCTCATGA
- a CDS encoding ATP-binding response regulator, producing the protein MSSILLIDDDENLLTLLSELFGIEGFRVISASDGEQGLRLARAHRPDIIVSDIRMPGLDGHEALAAVRATPGLEDTPIILITGEADFVDMRKGMEGGADDYIPKPFDSQKLLDTVQKHLDRAARRRDAASQELRSLRRSLSAILPDDMIEPLHEIIGCASVIEIDAEVMPASELKDFARNIIASAESLNRRIESFMIFSHLEAGSLKLALSADSPIHDLVRHAAEQVARRHRRVETLRLDLEQVRAPIARDLLAKAIIELVSNACRYSIKTEPIDVKLTSTPDDFTITVTDHGMGIGEDKLAALQDEEKPAHGYGLTLARRLTHAMGGDWVLDNQPKVGVTAKLTFPRSPQS; encoded by the coding sequence ATGAGCTCCATTCTACTCATAGATGATGACGAAAACCTACTGACGCTGCTGAGCGAACTGTTCGGCATCGAAGGTTTCCGCGTCATTTCCGCCTCCGACGGAGAGCAGGGTCTGCGCCTCGCGCGAGCCCACCGGCCCGACATCATTGTCTCCGACATCCGCATGCCCGGGCTCGACGGTCACGAGGCCCTCGCCGCCGTCCGGGCCACGCCCGGGCTGGAGGACACCCCCATCATTCTCATCACCGGTGAGGCCGATTTTGTCGACATGCGCAAAGGCATGGAAGGCGGAGCCGACGACTACATCCCCAAGCCTTTCGACAGCCAGAAGTTGCTGGACACGGTCCAAAAGCATCTCGATCGCGCCGCCCGCCGCCGCGACGCCGCCTCGCAGGAACTGCGCTCCCTACGCCGCAGCCTGAGCGCCATTCTGCCCGACGACATGATCGAGCCTTTGCACGAGATCATCGGCTGCGCTTCGGTGATCGAGATCGATGCCGAAGTCATGCCCGCGTCGGAATTGAAGGACTTCGCCCGTAACATCATCGCCAGTGCCGAATCCCTCAATCGCCGGATCGAGAGTTTCATGATCTTTTCGCACCTCGAGGCCGGTTCCCTCAAACTCGCCCTCAGCGCGGATTCGCCCATCCACGATCTGGTGCGGCACGCAGCGGAACAAGTTGCCCGTCGCCATCGTCGCGTTGAGACCCTGCGTCTTGACCTGGAGCAGGTGCGGGCGCCAATCGCTCGTGATCTGCTCGCGAAAGCGATCATCGAACTCGTTTCCAATGCCTGTCGCTACTCGATCAAAACCGAACCCATCGACGTGAAACTCACCAGCACCCCGGATGATTTCACGATCACCGTCACCGACCACGGCATGGGCATCGGCGAAGACAAACTCGCCGCCCTGCAAGATGAGGAAAAGCCGGCGCATGGCTACGGTCTCACCTTGGCCCGCCGCCTCACTCACGCCATGGGCGGAGACTGGGTGCTCGATAATCAGCCGAAAGTGGGCGTGACCGCCAAACTCACTTTTCCCCGCTCGCCGCAATCCTGA